Proteins encoded together in one Rhizobium sp. 11515TR window:
- a CDS encoding ABC transporter substrate-binding protein, translated as MTQGPFSSELSRRALMRTLAAGAAAYALLPAGRSFAAAAGLNILNSNVAWSNALTGSVAKAYTAANIKGESNPYEAHYEKLLIELSQGSTTFDIFTTDNLWIRQPLRNGWASSFDDIRAGDASLPQISVEKLAPASTTYTEYEGERWGLPLVMTTPVFVYRKDLFEKAGITKVPQTWDEYRDAAQKLHSNDVAGNVLMLGGQDAHMSGDWGSRLMGMTKISSHDDGVLDENNKMVFNSEGQGARAIERLREVLPFCPKGVDGFDYAEGSSAMQQGKAAMMITWSDVIVGIEDGPNKGKFGYTVSPTEKYQQQMIGGWSILINAASENKVEAYKFLKWMSDGEAYKLFREGGESSLCLQADIDSDEVLARVPMLQAFRDFKSRGTTPVSIPPYRLTNAVEVQRVLYENILAGVNGRKKPQEAMDDAEKALASVIRS; from the coding sequence ATGACACAAGGGCCATTTTCCAGTGAACTTTCTCGCCGTGCGTTGATGAGGACGCTGGCAGCAGGCGCTGCAGCTTATGCGTTGCTCCCAGCTGGCCGTAGTTTTGCTGCAGCCGCAGGCCTCAACATTCTAAACAGCAACGTCGCTTGGTCGAATGCTCTGACCGGCAGTGTCGCAAAGGCCTATACGGCTGCAAACATTAAGGGGGAATCCAACCCCTACGAGGCGCATTACGAAAAGCTGCTCATCGAACTGAGCCAGGGTTCGACGACGTTCGACATCTTCACGACCGACAATTTGTGGATCCGTCAGCCGCTGCGCAATGGCTGGGCGAGCTCCTTCGACGATATTCGCGCCGGCGATGCCTCATTGCCTCAGATTTCTGTTGAAAAGCTGGCGCCTGCATCGACCACATATACCGAATATGAAGGCGAGCGTTGGGGCCTGCCGCTCGTCATGACCACCCCGGTCTTCGTGTACCGCAAAGACTTGTTCGAGAAGGCAGGCATCACCAAGGTACCGCAAACCTGGGACGAATACCGCGATGCAGCACAGAAACTTCACTCGAATGACGTCGCGGGCAATGTCCTCATGCTAGGGGGCCAGGACGCTCATATGAGCGGTGACTGGGGCAGCCGTCTGATGGGTATGACCAAGATCTCCTCGCACGACGACGGCGTTCTCGATGAGAACAACAAGATGGTCTTCAACTCGGAAGGGCAGGGCGCGCGCGCCATCGAGCGCCTTCGTGAAGTTCTTCCTTTCTGCCCGAAGGGCGTCGACGGTTTTGACTATGCCGAAGGCTCGTCCGCCATGCAGCAGGGCAAGGCTGCAATGATGATTACTTGGTCGGACGTCATCGTCGGGATCGAAGATGGTCCAAACAAAGGCAAATTCGGCTATACCGTCTCGCCAACGGAAAAGTATCAGCAGCAGATGATCGGTGGCTGGTCGATCCTGATCAACGCCGCCTCTGAAAACAAGGTGGAAGCCTACAAATTCCTCAAGTGGATGAGTGATGGCGAAGCCTACAAACTTTTCCGCGAGGGCGGTGAATCGTCGCTTTGCCTGCAGGCCGACATCGACAGCGATGAGGTTCTTGCCAGGGTGCCGATGCTTCAGGCCTTCCGCGATTTTAAGTCGCGCGGAACGACGCCCGTCAGCATCCCGCCCTACCGGTTGACCAATGCAGTCGAGGTTCAGCGCGTTCTCTACGAGAACATTCTCGCTGGCGTAAATGGCCGTAAGAAGCCGCAGGAAGCTATGGACGACGCTGAGAAGGCGCTAGCCTCTGTTATCCGTTCCTAA
- a CDS encoding LacI family DNA-binding transcriptional regulator, producing MMKKTQENQRRATIHDVAKVANVSIATVSRVLNKPENVNRDMYKRVMDAAAQLGYTTNSAGKALKMARTRTIGTLLPRLDDPIFSEIAHGVQEVLFAHDYVGFLQTSGYDNSKIFDAVFRLLNRGAEGLLVFGRIDDKKLLEFIEKNHVPILQIYSYLEGNPIPSVGIDNYASSRKIAQLMLQLGHREIALISGPTKGNDRQQSRLKAYEDIMEANGLKTTVQVVQPGYTINDAGQAFRRILQENPKVTSVMCNTDLLACGVLAECRKMGIDVPSDISVSGFEDVSFAALLYQPLTTLSVPSGDMGRYAARALIANLEEGQNLTSMQFDTSLIMRDSIARAPSGSNRAA from the coding sequence ATGATGAAGAAAACACAAGAAAACCAGCGTCGCGCGACTATCCACGACGTCGCAAAAGTCGCTAACGTTTCGATCGCGACCGTTTCCCGCGTTCTAAACAAGCCTGAAAATGTCAATCGCGACATGTATAAGCGGGTAATGGATGCGGCAGCTCAGCTTGGCTATACGACGAATTCTGCGGGCAAGGCCTTGAAAATGGCGCGCACCCGAACGATCGGTACTTTGCTTCCGCGCCTGGACGATCCTATCTTTTCCGAAATTGCCCATGGAGTACAGGAGGTGCTCTTCGCCCACGACTATGTCGGATTCCTGCAAACATCAGGCTACGACAACAGCAAGATATTCGATGCCGTCTTCCGCTTATTAAATCGCGGTGCCGAGGGTTTACTTGTATTCGGACGAATCGATGACAAGAAATTACTTGAGTTTATTGAGAAAAACCACGTTCCGATCCTGCAAATATACTCGTATCTCGAGGGCAATCCTATTCCGTCAGTCGGAATCGACAATTACGCGTCCTCCCGCAAGATCGCGCAGCTCATGTTACAGCTCGGCCACCGCGAGATTGCTCTGATCTCGGGACCGACCAAGGGCAACGACCGTCAGCAATCCCGGCTGAAGGCCTATGAAGACATCATGGAAGCGAATGGCTTGAAGACCACCGTTCAGGTGGTCCAGCCGGGCTATACCATCAATGACGCCGGGCAGGCGTTTCGGCGAATTCTGCAAGAAAACCCAAAGGTTACGTCGGTGATGTGTAATACGGATTTGCTGGCGTGCGGCGTATTGGCGGAATGCCGGAAGATGGGCATCGACGTGCCGTCAGACATCTCCGTCTCTGGGTTCGAGGACGTGAGCTTTGCGGCGCTCCTTTATCAACCGCTGACGACATTGTCCGTTCCTTCCGGCGATATGGGTCGCTATGCCGCGAGAGCGTTGATTGCGAATCTCGAAGAGGGCCAGAATCTGACGTCGATGCAGTTTGATACGAGCCTGATCATGCGCGACTCGATTGCGAGAGCGCCAAGCGGTTCTAACAGAGCCGCTTGA
- a CDS encoding proline racemase family protein, whose amino-acid sequence MRFSKMVTVVGAHAAGELNEVITGGVLPPPGETMFQKMQYLEKNGDELRQFLLHEPRGKVTQCVNLVVPPTRADADAGFIIMESEYYVPMSGTNTICTATVLLETGMIPMVEPVTNLTLEAPAGLVKIRADCKDGKVLGVTFANVPSFTIALDKHVEVPGIGTITVDVAYGGMIYALVDAAALGYSISPDEASELVEVGEKIKLAAAEQIPAIHPENPDIHTINQTLFAGPIRTENGVKRSKNTVIVSPGRHDRSPCGTGTSARLAVLHAKGVIGIGEKFVHESIIGTEFVGEIIETTTIAGQAAIRPAITGTAWITALHQYVLDPSDPFPTGYKLGDTWKTPN is encoded by the coding sequence ATGCGTTTCAGCAAAATGGTGACAGTCGTCGGCGCCCATGCCGCCGGTGAACTGAACGAGGTCATCACGGGGGGGGTGCTGCCGCCCCCAGGCGAGACGATGTTCCAGAAGATGCAGTATCTGGAAAAGAACGGCGATGAGCTCCGGCAGTTCCTGCTGCACGAACCGCGTGGCAAGGTCACTCAATGCGTCAATTTGGTCGTACCCCCGACGCGTGCCGATGCGGATGCAGGTTTCATCATCATGGAGTCGGAATACTACGTTCCGATGTCTGGGACGAATACGATTTGCACGGCGACCGTTCTTCTCGAGACCGGCATGATCCCGATGGTCGAGCCGGTGACCAACTTGACGCTCGAAGCTCCGGCCGGCCTCGTCAAGATCAGGGCCGATTGCAAGGACGGGAAGGTTTTGGGAGTCACCTTTGCGAACGTTCCATCGTTCACGATCGCGCTCGATAAGCATGTTGAAGTGCCTGGCATCGGGACGATTACCGTCGATGTCGCCTATGGCGGGATGATCTATGCGCTCGTCGATGCCGCCGCGCTCGGGTATTCGATTTCCCCGGACGAGGCCTCCGAGCTTGTCGAGGTCGGTGAGAAGATCAAGCTTGCCGCAGCCGAACAGATTCCCGCCATCCATCCAGAAAATCCGGACATCCATACGATTAATCAGACGTTGTTCGCAGGTCCGATCCGGACGGAGAACGGTGTGAAGAGATCGAAGAACACGGTGATCGTTTCGCCTGGCCGCCATGACCGATCGCCATGCGGAACAGGCACGAGTGCGCGCCTTGCGGTTCTTCATGCCAAGGGCGTGATCGGGATTGGCGAAAAATTCGTTCACGAGTCGATCATCGGAACCGAGTTCGTCGGCGAGATCATCGAGACGACGACGATTGCAGGTCAGGCCGCCATCCGCCCCGCGATTACGGGCACGGCGTGGATCACGGCCCTTCACCAATATGTGCTCGATCCAAGCGATCCGTTCCCGACCGGCTACAAGCTTGGTGATACCTGGAAAACCCCGAACTAG
- a CDS encoding choline dehydrogenase yields MSKISTAPSRSTYDYVVIGSGSAGSVLAGRLSEDGKNSVLLLEAGPSDQHIHIRMPAALPLPLANDRFNWFYNSEPEPHLNNRVILEARGRVLGGSSSINGMNWVRGSPWDYDNWAKMGLEGWSYKDVLPYFRRAETSDKGNNTYRGGSGPMKIETCKANSPLYRAFLKAGEEAGYKYIDDHNAYRQEGIHITQRNVGNGIRWSSSQAYIHAQPERGNLDVVVKAKVLKIEFEGKRAVGVRVRIDSKHYLIKVGKEVLLAAGAINSPQLLLLSGIGDAEDLRKLSIPVVADLPGVGRGLKDHVAAPVQYRATKPVSVVGQLTRFGKLKLGLQWLVAKKGLGATNFFEVGGFLRTNKKHPVPNIQLEFVPLIGEMQHGSVALENGFQYFFSLMRPKSEGRVWLSSADPDVAPKFVFNFLENEEDRKEAIEAVRAIRHIVSQKAWDDIRGEEVTPGKDVQSDEDILAFLRKEAGTNYHPCCTCRMGTDSMSVVDAHAKVHGLENIRVIDASIMPAIVSGNLNAPVIMMAEKLADDILGKKLPVQAADYYLPAAE; encoded by the coding sequence ATGAGCAAGATTTCAACGGCTCCCTCCCGCTCTACCTATGATTATGTCGTCATCGGCTCCGGGTCTGCGGGAAGTGTTCTGGCAGGGCGTCTGTCGGAAGATGGCAAGAACAGCGTGCTACTCCTTGAAGCCGGTCCGTCGGACCAGCATATCCATATCCGGATGCCGGCCGCCCTTCCTTTGCCTCTGGCGAACGACCGCTTCAATTGGTTCTACAATTCCGAGCCCGAGCCTCACCTGAATAACCGGGTTATCCTGGAGGCGCGTGGCCGCGTGCTCGGCGGGTCGTCTTCGATCAATGGCATGAACTGGGTGCGTGGTAGCCCCTGGGACTATGACAATTGGGCCAAAATGGGTCTCGAGGGCTGGAGCTATAAGGACGTTCTTCCCTATTTCCGTCGCGCTGAGACCTCCGACAAGGGCAACAACACCTATCGTGGCGGCAGCGGTCCGATGAAGATCGAGACCTGCAAGGCCAACAGCCCGCTTTATCGCGCGTTCCTCAAGGCCGGCGAAGAAGCGGGATACAAGTATATCGATGATCACAACGCCTATAGGCAGGAAGGGATACACATTACCCAACGCAATGTCGGTAACGGTATCCGCTGGAGTTCGTCGCAGGCCTACATTCATGCACAGCCCGAACGAGGCAATCTCGACGTCGTCGTCAAGGCAAAGGTGCTGAAGATCGAATTCGAGGGCAAGCGCGCCGTGGGTGTGAGGGTGCGCATCGACAGCAAGCACTACTTGATCAAGGTCGGCAAGGAAGTCCTTCTTGCGGCCGGTGCGATCAATTCGCCGCAGCTTTTGCTGCTTTCGGGCATTGGCGACGCTGAGGACCTGCGCAAGCTGTCGATTCCGGTGGTCGCCGATCTTCCGGGTGTCGGACGTGGTCTGAAGGACCACGTTGCGGCGCCGGTGCAGTACCGTGCCACCAAACCTGTTTCGGTCGTCGGCCAGCTCACCCGGTTTGGCAAGCTCAAGCTCGGACTTCAGTGGCTCGTTGCAAAAAAGGGCCTTGGTGCGACGAACTTCTTCGAAGTTGGGGGTTTCCTGCGGACCAACAAGAAGCACCCTGTTCCGAACATTCAGCTCGAATTCGTGCCGCTGATCGGCGAAATGCAGCACGGCAGCGTCGCGCTGGAAAACGGCTTTCAGTATTTCTTCAGCCTGATGCGGCCAAAAAGCGAGGGCCGTGTCTGGCTTTCCAGTGCCGATCCTGACGTCGCACCGAAGTTTGTCTTCAACTTCCTCGAGAATGAAGAGGATCGCAAGGAAGCGATCGAGGCGGTTCGAGCTATTCGCCACATCGTGTCCCAAAAAGCCTGGGACGATATTCGCGGCGAGGAGGTAACACCTGGCAAGGATGTCCAGTCGGATGAAGATATCCTCGCTTTCCTTCGCAAGGAGGCCGGTACCAACTACCACCCTTGCTGCACATGCCGGATGGGTACGGACAGCATGTCGGTCGTCGATGCACACGCCAAGGTACACGGACTTGAAAATATCCGCGTCATCGACGCCTCGATCATGCCGGCGATCGTCAGCGGAAACCTCAATGCGCCCGTTATCATGATGGCCGAGAAGCTTGCCGACGATATTCTCGGAAAGAAACTTCCGGTGCAAGCAGCCGACTATTACCTGCCCGCAGCAGAATGA
- a CDS encoding cupin domain-containing protein translates to MTNHTEEKGDMLILRPQEGKNFWQPVPANGHISVRIAPGIVDVETPFSLGTQTLPPQGYVREHAHPIHDEVLHFISGHGKAVIEGVEYDAEPGVTIFVGRNRKHKFVNTSTDQDLHWLWFIQPNGLEDFFEQIGRPMEPGQTDPTPFPRPDDVLEIEARTAFVAAKPE, encoded by the coding sequence ATGACCAACCACACCGAAGAGAAGGGCGATATGCTCATCCTTCGCCCCCAAGAGGGCAAGAATTTCTGGCAGCCCGTACCTGCCAACGGTCATATATCCGTTCGAATCGCTCCGGGAATCGTCGATGTTGAGACGCCTTTCAGCCTGGGGACGCAGACGCTACCGCCGCAGGGCTATGTTCGCGAGCATGCACACCCGATCCATGACGAGGTGCTGCATTTCATCTCTGGACACGGAAAGGCGGTCATCGAAGGTGTCGAGTATGACGCCGAACCGGGCGTGACCATATTCGTTGGACGCAATCGTAAACATAAATTCGTCAACACGAGTACCGATCAGGACCTGCATTGGCTCTGGTTCATACAGCCAAACGGACTTGAGGATTTCTTCGAGCAGATCGGACGGCCGATGGAGCCCGGTCAAACCGACCCGACCCCGTTCCCGCGGCCCGACGATGTATTGGAAATTGAGGCGCGGACTGCGTTTGTTGCAGCCAAGCCGGAGTAA
- a CDS encoding alpha/beta fold hydrolase, translated as MTYDVSGSGEALLLIPGLGGSASFWAAIAPRLAENYKVISFDHRGTGRSDRPNGKYSIARIAKDAQEILLDEGARSAIVVGHSTGGMVAQYLALDYPELVKHLVISGSWERPDARFRSMFEARLGVLLAAGPRVYQTLTHAIGYTADYLDTHREELGIVIGGAQAALSPLAVAAGRIEMLLSDHRAGELASIKAPTLVIGATDDALIPFYHSQRLAALIPGAQLTILDGAHFYPKVHPERFAKIVRQFVEHGYA; from the coding sequence GTGACATATGATGTCTCCGGCAGCGGGGAAGCTTTGCTTCTCATTCCAGGGCTTGGTGGCTCAGCATCGTTCTGGGCGGCCATCGCTCCGCGGTTGGCTGAGAACTACAAGGTAATCAGTTTCGATCACAGGGGCACCGGTCGAAGTGACCGCCCAAACGGCAAGTATAGCATCGCGCGAATCGCCAAGGATGCTCAGGAAATTTTGCTGGACGAAGGAGCACGAAGCGCCATCGTTGTCGGTCATTCGACCGGCGGTATGGTGGCTCAGTATCTAGCATTGGACTATCCCGAGCTCGTCAAGCATCTGGTGATCAGCGGGAGCTGGGAGAGACCGGATGCGCGGTTCCGCAGCATGTTCGAGGCAAGGCTCGGCGTGCTGCTGGCGGCCGGACCAAGGGTGTATCAGACGCTTACGCACGCGATCGGATATACGGCCGACTATCTCGACACGCACCGCGAGGAGCTCGGTATCGTCATCGGTGGCGCGCAAGCAGCCCTGTCGCCGCTTGCCGTCGCGGCCGGCCGCATCGAGATGCTTCTGTCCGATCACCGTGCAGGTGAACTCGCATCCATCAAAGCGCCCACTTTGGTGATCGGGGCGACCGATGACGCACTCATCCCGTTCTACCACTCGCAACGGCTCGCAGCTCTTATTCCGGGAGCGCAGCTCACTATTTTGGACGGGGCACATTTTTACCCGAAGGTGCATCCCGAACGTTTCGCAAAGATCGTCCGCCAGTTCGTGGAGCACGGATATGCATAG
- a CDS encoding aspartate dehydrogenase, giving the protein MHRNPRKIAIIGFGAMARSLQTSLDQADSGFLIGATLLPEQYRHGVEVPENVAVFGAVEELIDWRPSLVVECASHEAVHSAVPALLEAGIDVVVVSVGSLSDESLVSRLEEAALRGGSRLTVASGAIGGLDVLRSAKSAGLREVVYTGSKPPAAWKGTPADGAFDLAALTERTVIFDGSAAEAAKLYPKNANVTAAVALAGIGFAKTRVTLAADPSSSSNTHKVEADGAFGRFSIVLENRPLPENPKTSWLAALSIQQCIVRHFQNIEL; this is encoded by the coding sequence ATGCATAGAAACCCTCGTAAAATCGCGATCATCGGTTTCGGCGCCATGGCACGCAGCCTGCAGACTTCGCTTGACCAGGCCGACAGTGGCTTCCTGATCGGTGCGACCCTTTTGCCCGAGCAATACAGGCATGGTGTCGAAGTGCCGGAAAACGTTGCTGTCTTCGGTGCCGTCGAGGAGCTGATCGACTGGCGACCATCCCTTGTTGTCGAGTGCGCAAGCCATGAAGCCGTCCATAGCGCGGTGCCAGCACTTTTAGAGGCAGGCATCGACGTCGTCGTGGTGTCCGTCGGCAGCCTTTCCGATGAGAGCCTCGTCAGCCGACTGGAGGAGGCCGCCCTTCGAGGAGGTAGCCGGCTGACGGTCGCCTCGGGCGCGATCGGCGGCCTGGACGTGCTCCGCTCGGCCAAGAGCGCCGGACTGCGCGAGGTCGTTTACACCGGCAGCAAGCCGCCGGCGGCCTGGAAGGGGACACCTGCAGACGGAGCATTCGACCTTGCTGCCCTTACCGAGCGCACGGTGATCTTCGATGGCAGCGCGGCCGAAGCGGCCAAGCTCTATCCGAAGAATGCCAATGTCACCGCCGCTGTCGCCCTTGCCGGCATTGGTTTTGCAAAGACGCGCGTCACCCTGGCGGCCGACCCCTCGTCTTCCAGCAACACGCATAAAGTGGAAGCCGATGGTGCGTTCGGACGATTTTCCATCGTGTTGGAGAACCGCCCTCTACCCGAAAACCCCAAAACATCGTGGCTTGCGGCATTGAGCATCCAGCAATGCATCGTGCGCCATTTCCAGAACATCGAACTATGA
- a CDS encoding SDR family oxidoreductase, whose protein sequence is MRLINKVAIVTGAGAGIGAATAELFVNEGAKVVVADFNVEAVKEVVSRLGDDAVGCTVDVRDSTQVKAMVDLAVSKFGGLDVIVNNAGRGSLGTVETMEERDWDDIIAVNLKGVYLCSKYAIPAMRARGGGAIVNTASNIVQFAIKDRAAYVAAKGGVAALTRAMALDHSGDNIRVNSVAPGVIWSNYYNKMLTQVPDPDAFVNGLKARAPMGRYGEPRDIANAILYLACDESGFATGSMLTVDGGAAAW, encoded by the coding sequence ATGCGTCTCATCAACAAAGTAGCCATCGTCACCGGCGCGGGCGCAGGCATAGGTGCTGCGACGGCCGAGCTTTTCGTCAACGAGGGTGCGAAGGTTGTCGTCGCCGACTTCAACGTCGAAGCGGTCAAAGAGGTCGTTTCGCGGCTCGGGGACGACGCTGTGGGTTGCACCGTAGACGTGCGTGACAGCACGCAGGTCAAGGCGATGGTCGATCTCGCCGTCAGCAAGTTTGGCGGACTCGACGTCATCGTGAACAATGCGGGCCGCGGCAGCCTTGGCACGGTTGAAACAATGGAAGAGCGCGATTGGGACGACATAATCGCGGTCAACCTGAAGGGCGTTTACCTCTGCTCGAAATATGCCATACCCGCCATGCGGGCCCGCGGCGGAGGCGCGATAGTCAACACGGCATCGAATATCGTCCAGTTCGCAATCAAGGACCGCGCAGCCTATGTCGCTGCTAAGGGCGGCGTTGCGGCTCTGACGAGAGCGATGGCTCTCGACCACTCCGGCGACAACATTCGCGTTAACTCGGTGGCACCGGGTGTTATCTGGTCTAACTACTACAACAAGATGCTGACCCAAGTTCCGGATCCAGATGCATTCGTCAACGGTCTCAAGGCACGCGCTCCCATGGGTCGCTACGGCGAGCCGCGCGATATCGCGAACGCCATCCTCTACCTCGCCTGCGATGAATCCGGTTTTGCGACGGGTTCGATGCTGACCGTCGATGGCGGCGCGGCAGCCTGGTAA
- a CDS encoding NIPSNAP family protein, translating to MILEERDYRIKAGYVGVFLEKYETLGLPVQREHLGEPHAFFTSDIGELNHVISMWRYEDLAERSAKRSRMLNDPRWPGYLASIKGLIDVQNIRILTPAPFSPLK from the coding sequence ATGATCCTTGAAGAACGGGACTACCGGATTAAAGCCGGCTATGTCGGAGTTTTTCTCGAGAAATATGAGACATTGGGCTTGCCCGTCCAGCGGGAACATCTCGGTGAGCCGCATGCATTCTTCACCTCCGATATCGGCGAGCTGAACCATGTCATATCGATGTGGCGTTACGAGGATCTCGCCGAACGATCCGCAAAGCGGTCCAGAATGCTGAATGATCCGCGCTGGCCTGGCTACCTCGCCAGCATCAAAGGGCTGATCGACGTACAGAACATCCGGATCCTCACGCCGGCACCGTTTTCACCATTGAAATGA
- a CDS encoding GlcG/HbpS family heme-binding protein encodes MAAYKEAISITHEGALSAVAAGVAEAISIGVPQCIFIVDASGETLASLRMDGAKYLSMHTARAKARTAASINNATGSMAFEFGTSAGIASQGGVTPLPGGLPIRFGGRLAGAIGVGSGSGEQDFQVARAALLAIGADNI; translated from the coding sequence ATGGCAGCTTACAAAGAAGCGATTTCAATCACCCACGAAGGCGCACTTTCGGCGGTAGCCGCGGGTGTCGCCGAGGCGATTTCGATCGGCGTGCCACAATGCATTTTTATCGTCGATGCGAGCGGAGAGACGCTCGCGAGCCTGCGCATGGACGGAGCGAAGTATCTTAGTATGCATACGGCTCGTGCCAAGGCGAGAACGGCCGCATCTATCAACAATGCAACCGGCTCCATGGCATTCGAGTTCGGTACCTCGGCTGGCATCGCCTCACAGGGCGGCGTCACACCGCTTCCTGGTGGACTGCCGATCCGCTTCGGCGGCCGGCTCGCCGGTGCAATCGGCGTTGGATCCGGCAGCGGTGAACAGGACTTCCAGGTTGCTCGTGCCGCACTTTTAGCGATTGGTGCCGATAACATTTGA
- a CDS encoding cupin domain-containing protein translates to MNIDHEMEHRFGPKGVVLPHEGARYRLSQEGVSAQVKLAPGQYPHYKFSVVRYDLEPGAEIDLHATLFAGRILFCLEGDGGVTLNGIRKPFSEGAFVHLGEGHHATLCNTGTITQQIFSFVFGPSIETRLDLMSAGPDGLLHLDLTPDLRNIHGLLTLDEARTLSEVLKGELIYQLPDEGRSFWQAKPSAGFVEIKMAPFTSNVHHYGVLMQTLFPGNAVREHAHNQLNEFFVISKGTAWATLDGVKADCPKGTVIIIGRNVFHSWGNAGNMDVQNFAIIDPPGVEGALSLTGRPRTPGQEWPSDIVRNTETGRILHDRFGFVIRGDAADRF, encoded by the coding sequence ATGAACATCGATCACGAAATGGAGCATCGGTTCGGCCCGAAAGGCGTTGTCCTTCCGCATGAAGGAGCCCGCTATCGTCTCTCCCAGGAAGGGGTATCGGCTCAGGTGAAGTTGGCACCTGGTCAATATCCCCATTACAAATTCTCGGTGGTTCGCTACGATCTCGAACCCGGCGCGGAGATCGACCTCCATGCGACGCTCTTCGCTGGTCGGATACTTTTTTGCCTCGAAGGTGACGGCGGCGTGACCTTGAACGGCATCCGCAAGCCCTTTTCGGAAGGCGCTTTTGTTCATCTCGGCGAGGGTCATCACGCGACACTTTGCAACACAGGCACGATTACACAGCAGATTTTCAGTTTCGTGTTTGGGCCCAGCATTGAAACAAGGTTGGATCTCATGTCCGCGGGCCCGGACGGCTTGCTCCATTTAGATCTGACGCCTGACCTGCGAAATATCCATGGGTTGTTGACCTTAGATGAAGCCCGCACTCTTTCCGAGGTTTTGAAGGGTGAATTAATCTATCAGTTGCCGGACGAGGGACGGTCTTTCTGGCAGGCCAAGCCGAGTGCTGGCTTTGTCGAGATCAAAATGGCACCCTTTACCTCGAACGTGCATCATTACGGCGTGCTCATGCAAACACTATTTCCCGGAAACGCCGTGCGGGAGCATGCTCATAACCAGCTCAATGAATTTTTCGTCATTAGCAAGGGTACCGCTTGGGCAACCCTCGACGGCGTAAAGGCGGACTGCCCGAAAGGGACTGTGATCATTATCGGACGCAACGTATTTCACAGCTGGGGTAATGCCGGTAACATGGACGTTCAGAATTTCGCGATCATCGATCCTCCCGGCGTTGAGGGGGCTCTCTCGCTTACCGGACGTCCTCGGACGCCAGGCCAAGAGTGGCCGAGCGACATCGTCCGCAATACGGAAACCGGAAGAATTCTGCACGACCGTTTCGGTTTCGTTATCCGCGGCGATGCTGCGGACCGCTTTTAG